A section of the Meles meles chromosome 8, mMelMel3.1 paternal haplotype, whole genome shotgun sequence genome encodes:
- the LOC123948642 gene encoding thyroid hormone receptor-associated protein 3-like — protein sequence MEQGFGAAYTKRYLDEQKTENGKDKEQKQTNTDKEKMKEKGSFSDTGLGDAKMKSDPFAPKTDTDKSFRGSQSPKRYKLRDDFEKKMADFHKEDMDDQDKDKAKGRKESEFDDEPKFMLKALAGANKNQEEEKSGKWEGLVYAPPGKEKQRKTEELEEESFSERSKKEDRGGPKRTESGHRGFVPEKNFRVTAYKAVQEKSSSPPPRKTSESREKLGAKGDFSTGKSSFSITREAQVNVRMDSFDEDLARPSGLLAQERKLCRDLVHSNKKEQEFRSIFQHIQSAQSQRSPSELFAQHILTIVHHVKEHHFGSSGMTLHERFTKYLKRGTEQEAAKNKKSPEIHRRIDISPSTFRKHGLAHDEMKSPREPGYKAEGKYKDDPVDLRLDIERRKKHKERDLKRGKSRESVDSRDSSHSRERSAEKTEKTHKGSKKQKKHRRARDRSRSSSSSSQSSHSYKAEEYTEETEEREESTTGFDKSRLGTKDFVGPSERGGRARGTFQFRARGRGWGRGTYSGSNNSSSSNDFQKRNREEWDPEYTPKSKKYYLHDDREGEGSEKWVSRGRGRGAFPRGRGRFMFRKSSTSPKWAHDKFSGEEGEIEDDESGTENREEKDNLQPTTE from the exons ATGG AGCAGGGCTTCGGAGCAGCCTACACAAAGAGGTACCTAgatgagcagaagacagagaatggaaaagataaggaacagaaacaaacaaataccgataaagagaaaatgaaagagaaagggagcTTCTCTGACACGGGATTGGGTGATGCGAAAATGAAATCTGATCCATTTGCTCCCAAAACTGATACCGACAAGTCTTTTCGTGGTAGCCAGTCTCCCAAAAGGTATAAGCTTCGAGATGATTTTGAGAAGAAGATGGCTGACTTCCATAAGGAAGACATGGATGATCAAGATAAGGACAAAgctaagggaaggaaggaatcgGAATTTGATGATGAACCCAAATTTATGTTGAAAGCTCTAGCAGGGGCAAACAAAaaccaggaggaggagaagtcaGGCAAATGGGAGGGCCTGGTATATGCACCTccagggaaggaaaagcagaggaaaacagaggagctggaggaggaatCTTTCTCAGAGAGATCCAAGAAGGAGGATCGGGGAGGGCCCAAGAGAACCGAAAGTGGGCACAGGGGGTTTGTGCCTGAAAAGAATTTCCGAGTGACCGCTTACAAAGCAGTCCAGGAGAAAAGCTCATCACCTCCCCCGAGAAAGACCTCTGAGAGCCGAGAGAAGCTAGGAGCCAAAGGAGACTTTTCCACAGGGAAGTCTTCCTTTTCCATTACTCGAGAGGCCCAGGTCAATGTCCGGATGGACTCTTTTGACGAGGACCTTGCAAGACCCAGTGGCTTATTGGCTCAGGAACGCAAGCTTTGTCGGGATCTAGTCCATAGCAACAAAAAGGAACAGGAATTTCGTTCCATTTTCCAGCACATACAGTCAGCTCAGTCTCAGCGGAGCCCCTCTGAACTATTCGCCCAGCACATACTGACCATCGTTCACCATGTGAAAGAACATCACTTTGGGTCCTCAGGAATGACATTGCATGAGCGCTTTACTAAATACCTAAAGAGGGGAACTGAGCAGGAGGCagctaaaaacaagaaaagcccAGAGATACACAGGAGGATAGACATTTCTCCCAGTACATTCAGAAAACATGGTTTGGCTCATGATGAAATGAAAAGTCCACGGGAACCTGGCTATAAGGCTGAGGGAAAATACAAAGATGATCCTGTTGATCTCCGCCTTGATATTGAACGTCGTAAAAAACATAAGGAGAGAGATCTTAAACGAGGTAAATCAAGAGAATCAGTAGATTCCAGAGACTCAAGCCACTCGAGGGAAAGATCAgctgagaaaacagagaaaactcATAAAGGatcaaagaagcagaagaagcacCGGAGAGCACGAGACCGGTCCaggtcctcctcctcttcatcccagtcatcccattcctacaaAGCGGAGGAGTACACTGAAGAGacggaggagagggaagagagcaCCACAGGCTTTGACAAGTCAAGACTAGGGACCAAAGACTTCGTGGGTCCAAGTGAAAGAGGCGGCAGAGCTCGAGGGACCTTCCAGTTtcgagccagagggagaggctgggggagaggcacCTACTCCGGtagcaacaacagcagcagcagcaacgaTTTTCAAAAGAGAAACCGGGAGGAGTGGGACCCCGAGTACACGCCCAAAAGCAAGAAGTATTACCTGCATGATGACCGTGAAGGTGAAGGCAGTGAGAAGTGGGTgagccggggccggggccgaGGAGCCTTCCCTCGGGGTCGAGGCCGGTTCATGTTCCGGAAGTCCAGCACCAGCCCCAAATGGGCCCACGACAAGTttagtggggaggaaggggagattgAAGACGACGAGAGTGGGACAGAGAACCGAGAAGAGAAGGACAATTTACAGCCCACAACTGAGTAG
- the LOC123949643 gene encoding olfactory receptor 4C11-like translates to MEQNNTVTEFILLGLTQDPMKKKMVFVIFFIFYVGTVVGNLLIIVTVKSSRTLGSPMYFFLFYLSLADSCFSTSTAPRLIVDTLSSQRTISYNECMTQVFAMHFFGSMEVFVLILMAIDRYVAICKPLHYPTIMRRQVCIILIILAWIGAFIHSLAELLPALKLPFCGPNLINHYCCDLQPLLKLACMDTYTINLEWVSNSGSICAGSFLFLIISYTVILHSLRNHSAEGRKKALSTCITHIIVVVLFFGPCVFIYARPQTTFPVDKMVSVFYTIGTPFLNPFIYTLRNAEVKNAMRKLCHITNTSESKG, encoded by the coding sequence ATGGAGCAAAATAACACTGTTACTGAGTTCATACTGCTAGGACTGACCCAAGACCCAATGAAAAAGAAGATGGTATTTGtaatcttcttcattttttatgtgGGAACTGTGGTAGGGAATTTGCTCATTATTGTGACCGTCAAGTCCAGCCGCACACTTGGGagccccatgtactttttcctattttatttgtcCCTTGCTGATTCCTGTTTCTCAACGTCCACAGCCCCCAGACTCATTGTGGATACACTCTCTTCACAAAGAACCATATCTTACAATGAGTGCATGACTCAAGTCTTTGCAATGCATTTCTTTGGCTCCATGGAAGTCTTTGTTCTCATCCTCATGGCTATTGATCGCTATGTGGCTATTTGTAAGCCCTTACATTACCCAACCATCATGAGACGGCAGGTTTGCATAATCCTGATCATTCTTGCATGGATAGGGGCTTTTATCCATTCCCTTGCTGAGCTGTTGCCAGCCTTGAAATTGCCTTTCTGTGGGCCCAATTTGATTAATCATTACTGCTGTGATTTGCAGCCCTTGCTAAAACTTGCATGCATGGACACCTATACAATCAACCTAGAATGGGTGTCTAACAGTGGGAGCATTTGCGCTGGCAGTTTTTTGTTTCTGATAATTTCATACACTGTCATCTTGCATTCACTGAGAAACCACAGtgcagaagggaggaaaaaagctcTCTCCACCTGCATTACTCACATAATTGTAGTAGTCTTATTCTTTGGTCCATGTGTATTCATATATGCACGCCCCCAGACCACGTTCCCTGTGGACAAGATGGTGTCTGTATTTTATACTATTGGGACCCCTTTTCTCAACCCATTCATCTACACACTGAGGAATGCAGAAGTGAAAAATGCCATGAGAAAGCTATGCCATATCACAAATACCTCAGAAAGCAAGGGATGA